The following proteins come from a genomic window of Triticum aestivum cultivar Chinese Spring chromosome 6A, IWGSC CS RefSeq v2.1, whole genome shotgun sequence:
- the LOC123127956 gene encoding mechanosensitive ion channel protein 6, which produces MDQVQRKSSLRSYGSARSLSGSDEQPGLGERREVVLKIDGNGNGPAPFAVPVGGAAGNAGSGSNAGAKPTAGRTLSTAASSPTKGWDDGSYDFWKNEGGGKGGAPAPRVEDFSFKNRPAQPPTSPQVSSPSFSPKQQASAPVEVAEDPPTRLIGNFLRKQKAAGAELSLDLDLEMDDIGRSSHPSLSNSRERETPRVSFKNRQSSSSSSSDSDTAGGRRRAGDDGIRNTSTSTPAGKGPLMRAKTRSRLMDPPPQSPMAPPAVDEEQRKSSAMRPPKSGQFPSGRMTGKSGQSPSGRKSGGIGKSGPMEEEEDDPFIDDDIPDDFKRGKLDALTILQWVGLVLIIGALVCSLTIKPLSRKKVWELHLWKWELLVFVLICGRLVSGWVIRIAVFCVERNFVLRKRVLYFVYGVRGAVQNALWLGLVLASWHFLFDENVQTNTAVLPYVTKVLFCFLVATLIRLVKTLLLKVLASSFHVSTYFDRIQEALFNQYVIETLSGPPLVDEDYVLAEVRELQRAGATIPKELRAALPAKNLSGQKSIRISGLISKGDQSSRQLSKEKKQREIDEGITIDKLHRLNQKNVSAWNMKRLMKIVRFGTLTTMDEQIQQATGEGDESATQIRSEYEAQLAAKKIFHNVAKPGSKYIYLADMMRFMRQEEAIKAMHLFEGAQEHCRVSKRSLKNWVVNAFRERKALALTLNDTKTAVNKLNQMCNVVVGLIVSALWLLILGIATTHFFVFISSQLLVAVFVFGNTMKTIFEAIIFLFVMHPFDVGDRCEIEEVQVVVEEMNIMTTVFLRYDNLKIYYPNSVLATKPIFNFYRSPDMGEGIDFSIHVATPVEKLALMKERILRYIDGKKEHWYPGAMVVLRDVDDTNKLKVSIWLRHTLNFQDMGMRFVRRELVLQEMIRVLKDLDIEYRMLPLDVNVRNVPPLQSTRMPTTWSYA; this is translated from the exons ATGGACCAGGTGCAGCGGAAGAGCAGCCTGAGGTCCTACGGCTCGGCCAGGTCGCTGTCGGGGTCGGACGAGCAGCCCGGCCTCGGCGAGCGGCGGGAGGTCGTGCTCAAGATCGACGGCAACGGGAACGGCCCCGCGCCATTCGCCGTCCCCGTCGGCGGGGCGGCGGGGAATGCCGGCTCCGGCTCCAACGCCGGAGCCAAGCCGACGGCGGGCAGGACGCTGTCCACCGCCGCCAGCTCGCCCACCAAGGGCTGGGACGACGGGAGCTACGACTTCTGGAAGAACGAGGGCGGCGGGAAAGGGGGAGCCCCCGCGCCCCGCGTCGAGGACTTCAGCTTCAAGAACCGGCCGGCGCAGCCGCCCACGTCACCGCAGGTATCGTCCCCTTCGTTCTCGCCCAAGCAGCAGGCGAGCGCCCCGGTGGAGGTCGCCGAGGACCCGCCCACGCGCCTCATCGGGAACTTCCTCCGGAAGCAGAAGGCGGCCGGGGCCGAGCTGTCGCTCGACCTCGACCTGGAGATGGACGACATCGGGAGGTCGTCACACCCGTCCTTATCCAACTCCCGAGAGCGGGAGACGCCGCGCGTGTCCTTCAAGAACCGCCAGTCGTCCTCGTCCTCTTCATCCGATTCCGACACCGCCGGCGGCCGTAGGCGCGCCGGCGATGACGGTATACGCAACACCTCCACCTCCACTCCAGCGGGGAAGGGCCCATTAATGCGAGCCAAGACGCGCTCCCGGCTCATGGACCCGCCACCACAGTCACCCATGGCGCCGCCTGCcgtcgacgaggagcagcgcaagTCCTCTGCCATGCGACCTCCCAAGTCCGGCCAGTTCCCTTCAGGGCGTATGACCGGCAAATCCGGCCAGTCTCCTTCCGGGCGCAAGTCGGGCGGCATCGGCAAGTCGGgccccatggaggaggaggaggacgatccGTTCATAGACGACGACATCCCTGACGACTTCAAGCGCGGGAAGCTGGACGCCCTCACCATACTGCAGTGGGTCGGCCTGGTGCTCATCATCGGGGCATTGGTGTGCAGCCTCACGATAAAGCCCTTGTCCCGGAAGAAGGTCTGGGAGCTGCACCTCTGGAAGTGGGAGCTCCTCGTGTTCGTGCTCATCTGCGGCCGCCTCGTCTCCGGCTGGGTCATCCGGATCGCGGTGTTCTGCGTGGAGCGCAACTTCGTGCTGCGGAAGCGCGTGCTCTACTTCGTGTACGGCGTGCGCGGCGCCGTGCAGAACGCGCTCTGGCTCGGCCTGGTGCTCGCGTCGTGGCACTTCTTGTTCGACGAGAACGTCCAGACAAACACGGCGGTGCTGCCCTACGTGACAAAGgtgctcttctgcttcctcgtcgcCACGCTCATCCgcctcgtcaagacgctgctgCTCAAGGTGCTGGCCTCGTCCTTCCATGTCTCCACGTACTTTGATCGGATTCAAGAGGCATTGTTCAACCAGTATGTCATCGAGACACTCTCTGGGCCGCCACTGGTTGACGAGGACTACGTGCTTGCTGAGGTGCGTGAGCTGCAACGGGCAGGCGCAACCATCCCGAAAGAGCTGCGTGCCGCCTTGCCAGCCAAGAATCTTTCGGGGCAAAAGAGCATCCGGATCTCGGGTTTAATCTCTAAGGGAGACCAATCAAGCAGGCAGCTGTCAAAGGAGAAGAAACAGCGTGAGATTGACGAAGGGATCACCATTGACAAGCTCCACAGGCTCAATCAGAAAAACGTCTCGGCATGGAACATGAAGAGGCTGATGAAGATTGTTCGTTTTGGGACGCTCACCACAATGGACGAGCAGATTCAGCAGGCAACAGGAGAGGGCGATGAGTCTGCGACACAGATTCGCAGTGAATATGAGGCGCAGCTGGCCGCCAAGAAGATCTTCCATAATGTGGCGAAACCTGGATCCAA ATACATATACTTGGCAGACATGATGCGCTTCATGAGGCAGGAGGAAGCCATCAAAGCTATGCATCTTTTTGAAGGAGCACAGGAGCACTGCAGGGTCAGCAAGAGGTCTCTGAAGAACTGGGTG GTTAATGCATTTAGAGAGCGCAAAGCTCTTGCCCTAACACTTAACGATACAAAAACTGCAGTTAACAAGCTCAACCAGATGTGCAATGTCGTTGTTGGCCTCATAGTGTCTGCTCTCTGGCTTCTTATTTTGGGCATAGCGACGACACATTTCTTTGTCTTCATCAGTTCACAGCTTCTTGTGGCAGTTTTTGTGTTCGGGAATACTATGAAGACAATTTTTGAGGCAATTATTTTCTTATTCGTGATGCATCCTTTCGATGTCGGTGACCGCTGTGAGATTGAAGAAGTTCAG GTTGTTGTGGAGGAAATGAATATCATGACGACAGTCTTCCTACGTTATGATAACCTGAAGATCTATTATCCGAACAGTGTGCTGGCCACCAAGCCGATTTTTAATTTCTACAGGAGTCCTGATATGGGAGAGGGAATTGACTTCTCTATTCATGTTGCCACGCCGGTGGAAAAACTAGCTCTCATGAAGGAAAGAATACTACG TTACATTGACGGTAAGAAGGAGCATTGGTACCCTGGTGCGATGGTTGTCCTCCGAGATGTAGATGACACCAACAAGCTAAAGGTGTCCATATGGCTCCGGCACACGCTCAACTTCCAGGACATGGGGATGAGGTTCGTGAGGAGGGAACTGGTGCTCCAGGAGATGATCAGAGTGCTCAAGGACCTCGACATCGAGTACCGGATGCTGCCGCTGGACGTGAACGTGCGGAACGTGCCCCCTCTTCAGTCCACAAGGATGCCGACGACATGGAGCTATGCCTGA